The nucleotide sequence CGCTGCCCCTCGTCATCGGAGCCCTCGTGTTCGCACTCAACGGCGGCGGCGCGGTCGCCACCGGTGAGCAGACGCACGTCAGCTTCCAGTACGTCACGGTGGAGTCGGGCGACTCCCTCTGGTCGGTCGCCGAGCGCGTGGCGCCGAACGCCGACCCGCGCGATGTGATCGCCGACATCGTCTCCCTGAACGGCCTCGACTCGGCAGTCGTCTCGCCCGGCCAGCAGCTCGCGGTCCCGGCGAAGTACGCGCACTAGGCGGCGTCCGGACGGTAGGCGCCGTCCGCAACTCGCGGTCGTAAACGGAGGGGATCCGCGGCTCGGAAGCCGGGATCGCCTCCGTTTCCCGTTCCCGGGCTTGCATCTCGTCGGAAGGTCCTCCGTTTCCGTCGCACGGAGGCCGGTGGCGAAAAGGGAGGGGATCGGTCGGCAGGAGGCCGGATTCGGCCGAAACGGAGGTGGATGCGGTCGCAGCACCACCGGATCTCCTCCGTTTCATCGGGCGAGCGATCTCGAGCCCTGCCTGGTGGGGCTCGTCGCGCGGCGTCGCCGGGCGTCATCCGGCGGAAGCGGGGTGACGGCGCTGGCTACGATTGAGGGGTGACTTCTCTTTCCGAGCTGCCCATCCGGGACGACCTGCGCGGTCGGTCCCCGTACGGCGCTCCGCAGCGTCCGGTGCCCGTCGCGCTCAACGTGAACGAGAACACGCATCCCGTCCCGGACGACGTCGCCGCAGACATCGTTGCCCGCGTCGCCGCTGCGGTCGGCGGAGTGAACCGCTACCCCGACCGCGAGTTCACCGAGCTCCGCACGGCTTTCGCCCGCTACCTCGGCCACGGACTGGCACCGGAGAACATCTGGGCGGCGAACGGGTCCAATGAAGTGCTTCAGCACATCCTGCAGGCCTTCGGCGGCCCCAGACGAACGCTGCTCGGGTACGCGCCCACCTACTCGATGTACCCCCTGCTCGCTTCGGGCACCGGGACCGCGTACGTCGCGGCCGCGCGCGACGCCGACTACGAGCTGACACCGGAGACGGCCGTCGCCGAGCTCCGCCGGCACAACCCGGACATCGTCATCCTCTGCTCGCCGAACAACCCGACGGGCACGCCCCTCGGACTCGACACCATCGAGGCCGTCTACGACGCCACCGACGGGATCGTCGTCGTCGACGAGGCCTACGCGGAATTCATGCCGGAGGGCGAGCCGTCCGCGCTGACCCTGCTCCCCGGCCGTCCGCGCCTGCTGATCTCGCGCACGATGAGCAAGGCGTTCGCCTTCGCCGGGGCGCGCGTCGGCTACCTCGCCGCCGACCCCGCGGTCATCGACGCGCTCCGGCTGGTGCGCCTCCCGTACCACCTGTCCGCCATCACCCAGGCAGCCGCGCTGGGCGCGCTCGCGCACGCCGACGAGATGCTCGCGACGGTCGGCGACATCCGCCGCCAACGCGACCGGCTGGTGACGGAGCTCGCACGCCTCGGCTACACGCCCCACCGCAGCGGCAGCAACTTCGTTCTCTTCGGCGGGGTGGACGACCCGCACGCGACGTTCGAAGCGCTGGCCGACCGCGGCATCCTGATCCGGGATGTCGGCATCCCGCACCACCTGCGGGTCACCGCGGGGACCGAGGCCGAGACGACCGCCTTCCTCGAGGCGCTGGCCGCGCTCGGCCGGCCCGCCGCAGAGGACGCGGGCGCCGACGAGGCCCCCGACAGGGCCCAGAGCGCCCCGGTAGACTCGGACGCATGACGAATCGCGCCGCCACGGTCACGCGGGAGACCAGCGAGTCGAGCATCGAGCTGAGCCTCGATCTCGACGGCACCGGAGCATCCGACATCCAGACGAGCGTCCCCTTCTACGACCACCTGCTGACCGCGTTCGCCAAGCACTCGCTCACCGATCTGCGTATCCGCGCGACCGGTGACACCGACATCGACGTCCACCACACGGTGGAGGACATCGGCATCGTCCTCGGCCAGGCGATCCTGGAGGCGCTCGGCGACAAATCGGGCATCTCCCGCTACGGCGACGCCCTGGTGCCGCTCGATGAAGCGTTGGTGCAAGCGGTCGTGGACATCTCCGGTCGCCCGTACCTCGTGCACACCGGCGAGCCCGCCGGCTTCGAGCTGCACCTCATCGGCGGCCACTTCACCGGCTCGATGGTCCGTCACGTCTTCGAGGCGATCACGTTCAACGCCCGCATCACCACGCACATCACCGTGGTGGGCGGTCGCGACCCGCACCACATCGCGGAGGCCGAATTCAAGGCGTTCGCGCGCGCGTTCCGCCAGGCGAAGGCGCTCGACCCGCTGATCAGCGGCATCCCCTCGACCAAGGGCGCGCTGTGACCGTGGCACGCACTCCCGGCAGCGCCCCGCAGGTCGTCGTCTTCGACTACGGGACGGGGAACGTCCACTCGGCCGTCAAGGCGCTCGAGGCCGCGGGTGCGGAGGTCGAGCTGACCGGCGATCGCAAGCGTGCGCTGGAGGCGGACGGCCTGCTGGTGCCCGGCGTGGGCGCGTTCACCGCCGTCGCCGAGGCGCTCAAGGCGTCACACGGAGACGAGGTCGTCGACCGGCGCCTCGCGGGCGGACGACCCGTGCTGGGCATCTGCGTCGGCATGCAGGTCATGTTCGAGCGCGGCGTCGAGAACGGCGTCGAGACCGAGGGGCTCGGCGAGTGGCCGGGAACGGTCGACCTCATCCGTGCCGACGTCGTGCCGCACATGGGCTGGAACACGGTGCGTGCGCCCGAGGACTCGACGTTGTTCGCGGGGCTCCGGGACGAGCGCTTCTACTTCGTCCACTCGTACGCCGCCCAGGACTGGACGCTGGAGGCGTCCGGCCCGTTCGCGCAGCCGAAGGTGACGTGGGCGGATCACGGCTCGCCGTTCGTCGCCGCGGTCGAGAACGGCCCGCTGAGCGCGACGCAGTTCCACCCGGAGAAGTCCGGCCGCGCCGGCATCCAGCTGCTCCGCAACTGGATCGGCACGCTGTAGCCGCCGTCCGGCCTTCGCCGACTCCGGCCCACCCGTCCGCGCCGCGGACCGACACGAGGAAACACATGACCGACTTCATCAGCACGCCCCGGCTCGTCCTCCTGCCCGCGGTGGATGTGGCCGACGGCAAGGCGGTGCGCCTCACGCAGGGCGAGGCCGGCAGCGAGACGAGCTACGGCGACCCGGTGGATGCCGCGGCCGAGTGGAAGGCGGCGGGCGCCGAGTGGATCCACCTGGTGGACCTCGACGCCGCATTCGGGCGGGGCGACAACCGGTCGCTGCTCAAGAAGGTCATCCGCGAGGTGGACGGTGTGAGCATCGAGCTCTCGGGCGGCATCCGCGACGACGCCTCCCTCGAGCACGCCCTCGAGGCGGGCGCGACCCGCGTCAACCTCGGCACGGCCGCGCTGGAGAACCCCGAGTGGGCCGCCAGCGCGATCGGCCGCTACGGCGAGGCGATCGCCGTCGGACTGGATGTGCGCGGTACCACCCTTGCGGCCCGCGGCTGGACCCGCGAGGGCGGCGACCTGTGGGAGGTGCTCGAGCGCCTGGAGGACGCGGGCTGCGCCCGCTACGTCGTCACCGACGTGACCAAGGACGGCACGCTGCGCGGCCCGAACCTGGAGCTCCTGCGCCAGGTGCTCGATCGCACCGAGCGCCCGGTCGTCGCCTCCGGAGGCATCTCCAACCTCGACGACATCGCCGCGCTGCGCGAGCTGGTTCCGCTCGGGCTCGAAGGCGCGATCGTCGGGAAGGCGCTGTACGCCGGCGCGTTCACGCTGCCCGAGGCGCTGGATGTCGCGGGACGCTGACGACGCCGGGACGGGCGCCGCTCCGGAGGACGCGGCGGACGCTGACGGGGTGACGCCGACGGGCCGACCCAGCGCCGAGGGCGCCGCGCGGCTGGCCGGGTTCGCCGCGTCTCTCGCCGACTCGTCCCTCGCCGACTCCGCCGGTCAGCCGTGGCAGGGGCGCGAGTTCGACGACAATCCTTTCGGTGACGACGACGGCTCCGCGCCGCCTGCGCTGCTCGGCGCGCTCGCCGCCTTCCGCGCCGGGGAGACAGGCGCGGAGACCGTCGTGGATGCGCTGCGGGATGTGCGCCTCCTCATCCCGCTGATGGCGGACCTCGGCGACGAGGGCACGAATGACGCGGGGCTGCGCGTCGACAAGACGCAGGAGTTGTCGATCGTGACGGTGGCGGGGCCGGACGGGCGCACCGTCCAGCCCGTGTTCTCCTCGGTGACGGCGTTGCAGGCGTGGAACCCGTCGGCGCGTCCCGTGCCGGTGGACAGCCGTCGGGCTGCGCTCGCCGCCGCGGCGGAAGGGACGGAGCTCATCGTCCTCGACCCGACGTCGGAGACCGAGTTCGTGCTGCGGCGGCCGGCCGTGTGGGCGGTCGCGCAGGGCACGGCGTGGGTGCCGAGCGACCGCGACGCGGAGGTGCGGGAGGCGTTCCAGCGGTCCATCGCCTCCGAGCTCGGTGTGCATGACGTCGCCCTGCTGGCGGGCGATCCCGGCAACCGCCTGGTGGGCGAGGAACTCGTGGTGCGGCTGTCGCTCGCCGCCGGCCTGACGCGCGAGGAGCTGGACGCCATCCTCTCGCGGCTGGCGCAGCGCTGGGCGGCGGACGACGTGATCGCGACGCGCGTCGACTCGCTGCGCGTGCAGCTCGTCGCCTCGGGTGACTGAGGCTGCGGCGATGCGCCGCCGCCGGCCGCTTAGGCTGGAGGCACCATGACCGTCTTCGCCGCCATCGTGCTGTTCCTCAACGCCCTGTTCAACATCTTCGCCTGGCCGCGGTTCTTCACCCGGGTCCGGAAGGATGCGCGGGCTCGGGATGCGTCGGGCCGCGCGACGCCGTTCCTCATCGTCCATGGCGTGCTGCTCGGGGTGGCCCTGCTGCTGGCCGTGCTCTCGGCGGTGGCGGGTGTGCTGCTGCTGGTGGCAGGCTGAGCGCATGGCTCTCAACATCACCGGCGACCCCGAGGCCGACGCGCTGCTCGACCAGTCGCCCTTCGCCCTGCTCACCGGCATGCTGCTCGACCAGCAGATCCCGATGGAGACCGCTTTCGCCGGTCCTGCGAAGCTGCGTGACCGGCTCGGCTCGCTCGATCCGGCGACGGTCGCGGCGCTCGACCCGGACAAGCTCGCGGAGGTCATGAAGCAGACCCCGGCCGTGCACCGCTTCCCCGGGTCGATGGCCGCGCGGGTGCAGGCGCTGGCGGCCGCGATCGTGAGCGACTGGGGCGGCGACACCGCGGCCATCTGGACGCAGGGCGACCCGGATGGCGCCGAAGTGCTGCGCCGGCTGAAGGCGCTGCCGGGCTTCGGCGAGCAGAAGGCGAAGATCTTCCTCGCCCTGCTGGGCAAGCAGAAGGGACTGACCGCCGCCGGCTGGCAGCAGGCTGCCGGCGACTACGGCAGTGAGGGCTACCGGTCGGTGGCCGATATCGTCGACGCCGATTCGCTCGCCCGCGTGCGCGACCACAAGCGGGCGATGAAGGCGGCCGCGAAGGGAAAGTGACCACAGGAAGCGGCTTTCGGCGCCCAGCCGGCCGCCCCTGTGGAGAACCCGCTGCTGTCGGTGGTCGCCGGTAGTCTCGCAGAGCGGGTGGCGCTACAGCCGTCCCGAAGCGAAGGGAGGTCGCCGTGTTCCTGCTCGACGGGATCATCGTCACGAGCGCCAGCGACCTCACTGAGGCGTCCAAGTGCGAGTTCGCTTTCCTGCGCACGCTCGATGTGAAGCTGGGGCGGCTCGAGAAGACCGAAGAGGTCGAAGACCCGATGTACGTGCGCTCGTCGCGCATGGGCGACGAGCACGAGCACCGCATCCTGGAGCGCTACCGCGAGCGGTTCGGGAGCGGCGTGGCCGAGATCGAGCGGCCGGAGCAGCTGACGGCGGAGTCGCTCGCCGACGCGGTGCGTCGCACGTCCGAGGCGTTCGAGCGCGGAGCGGAGGTCGTCTTCCAGGCGACGTTCTTCGACGGTTCGTTCGTCGGGTTCGCCGACTTCGTCGTGCGGCTGCCCGACGGCCGCTATCGGGTGCAGGATTCCAAGCTGGCCCGCAGCGCCCGCGTCACAGCGCTGCTGCAGCTCGCCGCCTACGCGGAGCAGCTGCGGCGGATGGGTGTGGATGTCGACGACACGGTCGAGCTGCTGCTCGGCGACGGCTCGGTGAGCGAACACTCGCTGAGCGACATCGAACCGGTGTACCGCAAGCGGCGCGCGCGGCTTCTGACCATCGTCGCGGAGCACGCGGCGGACACCGGGCCGGTCGTCTGGGGCGACCCGCGTTTCACGGTCGACGGGCGGTGCGACACCTGCGACGCGGAGGTGCAGGCGTCGCGCGACGTGCTGCTGGTGGCGGGTATGCGCGTGACCCAGCGGGAGCACCTCCTCGCGGCCGGCATCCCCACCATCGACGCGCTCGCCGCCTCGACCGGCTCGATCGACGGCATCCCCGAAGGCACGCTCGACGGCCTGCGCGAACAGGCGCGGCTGCAGCTGCAGGCGGTGCCGGACGCTCCGCCGCCGGTGCGGGTGTTCAACGCGCCGGTTCTCGCGGTGCTGCCGCATCCCGATCCCGGCGACATCTTTTTCGACTTCGAGGGCGATCCGCTGTACACCGAGGGAGCCGGTGAGCGCTGGAACCTCGACTACCTGTTCGGGCTGGTCGACCAGGAGGAGCGCTTCACGGCGTTCTGGGCGCACGACTTCGCGGCGGAGCGCGTGGCGCTGGAGGCGTTCCTGGCGTTCGTCCGCGACCGCCGTGCCCAGTTCCCGGGAATGCACATCTACCACTACGCGGCGTACGAGCAGACGCACCTGCTCGCCCTCGCCGCCCGCCACGGCGTCGGCGAAGAGGAGGTCGACGGCCTGCTGCGCGACAACGTGATGGTCGACCTGTATCCGCTGGTGCGGAAGGCCGTCCGGGTCGGGTCGCGGTCGTACTCGATCAAGAAGCTCGAGCCGCTCTACATGGGCGACGAGCTCCGCGAGAGCGACGTGACCACCGGCGCCGACTCGATCACCGAGTACGCCAACGCACGCGACCTGATCGCGCTCGGCCGCCTGGACGAGGCGCAGCCACTGCTCGACGACATCGGCGACTACAACCGGTACGACTGCGTCTCCACGCTGCGCCTGCGCGACTGGCTGATCTCCCGCGCGACGGAGAATGGCATCCCGATCGGCGCGGCGCCGATGGAGGAGACGGAGGCCGCACCCGAGGCGTCGCCCCTTCGCGCCGGACTGCTGGCGTTCGCCGGCGATCCGCTCGACCCGCATCGCGATGCCGACCGCCGGGCGATGGCGCTCGCCGCCGCGGCGATCGACTTCCACCGGCGGGAGCAGAAGAGCTTCTGGCAGTCGCACTTCGCGCGGTTGATCCAGCCGATCGAAGAGTGGGGCGAGACGCGCGATGTACTCGTCGTCGAGAGCGCGACGGTGTTGCGCGACTGGTATCTCGATGAGGGCCAGCGCGTCGAGCGGCGCGAGCTGCTGCTCACGGGCGCCTGGGGTGCGGGCAGTGCCGTCCGCGTGAGCGAGCGCACCGGACCGTACCTGCTCTACGAGTACCCCGGACCCTTCCGTCAGCCGCGTGCGCAGCCCGGTGCGCGCGCCTCCCGCACGGTCGCGGTGATCGACGCGCTGGAAGACGGCTCCATCGTCGTCC is from Leifsonia sp. 466MF and encodes:
- a CDS encoding LysM peptidoglycan-binding domain-containing protein, translated to MSESVPTLRAVPPLPEGARVRLRLTRRGRAVLSALVALPLVIGALVFALNGGGAVATGEQTHVSFQYVTVESGDSLWSVAERVAPNADPRDVIADIVSLNGLDSAVVSPGQQLAVPAKYAH
- a CDS encoding histidinol-phosphate transaminase, which codes for MTSLSELPIRDDLRGRSPYGAPQRPVPVALNVNENTHPVPDDVAADIVARVAAAVGGVNRYPDREFTELRTAFARYLGHGLAPENIWAANGSNEVLQHILQAFGGPRRTLLGYAPTYSMYPLLASGTGTAYVAAARDADYELTPETAVAELRRHNPDIVILCSPNNPTGTPLGLDTIEAVYDATDGIVVVDEAYAEFMPEGEPSALTLLPGRPRLLISRTMSKAFAFAGARVGYLAADPAVIDALRLVRLPYHLSAITQAAALGALAHADEMLATVGDIRRQRDRLVTELARLGYTPHRSGSNFVLFGGVDDPHATFEALADRGILIRDVGIPHHLRVTAGTEAETTAFLEALAALGRPAAEDAGADEAPDRAQSAPVDSDA
- the hisB gene encoding imidazoleglycerol-phosphate dehydratase HisB, giving the protein MTNRAATVTRETSESSIELSLDLDGTGASDIQTSVPFYDHLLTAFAKHSLTDLRIRATGDTDIDVHHTVEDIGIVLGQAILEALGDKSGISRYGDALVPLDEALVQAVVDISGRPYLVHTGEPAGFELHLIGGHFTGSMVRHVFEAITFNARITTHITVVGGRDPHHIAEAEFKAFARAFRQAKALDPLISGIPSTKGAL
- the hisH gene encoding imidazole glycerol phosphate synthase subunit HisH yields the protein MTVARTPGSAPQVVVFDYGTGNVHSAVKALEAAGAEVELTGDRKRALEADGLLVPGVGAFTAVAEALKASHGDEVVDRRLAGGRPVLGICVGMQVMFERGVENGVETEGLGEWPGTVDLIRADVVPHMGWNTVRAPEDSTLFAGLRDERFYFVHSYAAQDWTLEASGPFAQPKVTWADHGSPFVAAVENGPLSATQFHPEKSGRAGIQLLRNWIGTL
- the priA gene encoding bifunctional 1-(5-phosphoribosyl)-5-((5-phosphoribosylamino)methylideneamino)imidazole-4-carboxamide isomerase/phosphoribosylanthranilate isomerase PriA, producing MTDFISTPRLVLLPAVDVADGKAVRLTQGEAGSETSYGDPVDAAAEWKAAGAEWIHLVDLDAAFGRGDNRSLLKKVIREVDGVSIELSGGIRDDASLEHALEAGATRVNLGTAALENPEWAASAIGRYGEAIAVGLDVRGTTLAARGWTREGGDLWEVLERLEDAGCARYVVTDVTKDGTLRGPNLELLRQVLDRTERPVVASGGISNLDDIAALRELVPLGLEGAIVGKALYAGAFTLPEALDVAGR
- a CDS encoding SseB family protein; translation: MSRDADDAGTGAAPEDAADADGVTPTGRPSAEGAARLAGFAASLADSSLADSAGQPWQGREFDDNPFGDDDGSAPPALLGALAAFRAGETGAETVVDALRDVRLLIPLMADLGDEGTNDAGLRVDKTQELSIVTVAGPDGRTVQPVFSSVTALQAWNPSARPVPVDSRRAALAAAAEGTELIVLDPTSETEFVLRRPAVWAVAQGTAWVPSDRDAEVREAFQRSIASELGVHDVALLAGDPGNRLVGEELVVRLSLAAGLTREELDAILSRLAQRWAADDVIATRVDSLRVQLVASGD
- a CDS encoding SCO4848 family membrane protein; this encodes MTVFAAIVLFLNALFNIFAWPRFFTRVRKDARARDASGRATPFLIVHGVLLGVALLLAVLSAVAGVLLLVAG
- a CDS encoding HhH-GPD-type base excision DNA repair protein gives rise to the protein MALNITGDPEADALLDQSPFALLTGMLLDQQIPMETAFAGPAKLRDRLGSLDPATVAALDPDKLAEVMKQTPAVHRFPGSMAARVQALAAAIVSDWGGDTAAIWTQGDPDGAEVLRRLKALPGFGEQKAKIFLALLGKQKGLTAAGWQQAAGDYGSEGYRSVADIVDADSLARVRDHKRAMKAAAKGK
- a CDS encoding TM0106 family RecB-like putative nuclease — protein: MFLLDGIIVTSASDLTEASKCEFAFLRTLDVKLGRLEKTEEVEDPMYVRSSRMGDEHEHRILERYRERFGSGVAEIERPEQLTAESLADAVRRTSEAFERGAEVVFQATFFDGSFVGFADFVVRLPDGRYRVQDSKLARSARVTALLQLAAYAEQLRRMGVDVDDTVELLLGDGSVSEHSLSDIEPVYRKRRARLLTIVAEHAADTGPVVWGDPRFTVDGRCDTCDAEVQASRDVLLVAGMRVTQREHLLAAGIPTIDALAASTGSIDGIPEGTLDGLREQARLQLQAVPDAPPPVRVFNAPVLAVLPHPDPGDIFFDFEGDPLYTEGAGERWNLDYLFGLVDQEERFTAFWAHDFAAERVALEAFLAFVRDRRAQFPGMHIYHYAAYEQTHLLALAARHGVGEEEVDGLLRDNVMVDLYPLVRKAVRVGSRSYSIKKLEPLYMGDELRESDVTTGADSITEYANARDLIALGRLDEAQPLLDDIGDYNRYDCVSTLRLRDWLISRATENGIPIGAAPMEETEAAPEASPLRAGLLAFAGDPLDPHRDADRRAMALAAAAIDFHRREQKSFWQSHFARLIQPIEEWGETRDVLVVESATVLRDWYLDEGQRVERRELLLTGAWGAGSAVRVSERTGPYLLYEYPGPFRQPRAQPGARASRTVAVIDALEDGSIVVRETLPPEVAPYRDLPSALTPAAPPDSRRLGEAIREWGTALLIARHHETWPVDATIDLLRRTPPRTRSGALVPDPTSSGDDGASDGTGRIDAVVASLLDLDRSYLAVQGPPGTGKSYLGAHVIARLVAEHGWKVGVVAQSHAVVENLLDRVVAAGLDPEQVGKVPSGGQKPDQAEAVDDAAGESAVRFTPLSANGHLEFAGINEERGFVLGGTAWDFANAGRVPRGSLDLLVVDEAGQFSLASTIAVGVAAKNLLLLGDPQQLPQVSQGRHPEPVDGSALGWVSDGHDVLPPEYGYFLAETHRMHPALAAAVSRLSYEGKLRAHEGASERELGGVMPGVHPVPVLHVGNSTASPEEAETVVALVDDLLGRSWSDPAAGRDDVPLAEDDIIVVTPYNAQLAEVRALLDAAGHRGVRVGTVDKFQGQEAAVAIVSLAASSAVDVPRGVSFLLMKNRLNVAISRAKWAAYLVHSPELTEFLPTTPAGVGELSAFIRLVEGAERTAALPVG